The Candidatus Nitrosocosmicus franklandus genome contains a region encoding:
- the ribB gene encoding 3,4-dihydroxy-2-butanone-4-phosphate synthase, with protein MTKIFEAVTSLREGNFVLIHDDDNREDEVDMVISSQHVAPRHIATMRKDAGGLICTAISKEISNKLGLPFIYDVLNIFGTANKTISLINQNSSPYGDKPSFSISLNHVDTYTGITDNDRALTISSLANICSELAKSIELNAQKAILEKFQKSFRAPGHVPILIASKELLNERKGHTEMSIFLTKIANMTNVTTICEMLDPYNYKALSYKDAVEYAKENNLVILEAKELITYAKSYGN; from the coding sequence TTGACCAAAATATTCGAGGCAGTAACCTCCCTGAGAGAAGGAAATTTTGTTCTGATTCATGATGATGATAATCGTGAAGATGAAGTTGATATGGTAATTTCTTCACAACATGTAGCTCCGAGGCATATCGCCACAATGCGAAAGGATGCCGGAGGATTAATTTGTACGGCAATATCAAAAGAAATATCCAATAAATTAGGATTACCATTCATCTATGACGTGTTGAATATTTTTGGAACAGCAAATAAGACGATATCCCTAATAAATCAGAATAGTTCTCCATATGGGGATAAACCTTCCTTTTCAATATCACTCAATCATGTCGATACTTATACTGGTATTACAGACAATGATCGGGCGCTAACTATTTCATCGTTAGCAAATATTTGTTCAGAATTGGCCAAAAGTATAGAACTAAATGCTCAAAAAGCAATTCTCGAAAAATTTCAAAAGAGTTTCAGGGCTCCGGGACATGTACCAATACTTATTGCATCTAAAGAATTATTGAATGAAAGAAAGGGTCATACAGAGATGTCAATTTTTCTCACAAAAATAGCAAACATGACAAATGTAACGACCATATGTGAAATGTTAGATCCATATAATTACAAGGCCCTTTCATACAAAGATGCAGTCGAATATGCCAAAGAGAACAATCTCGTAATATTAGAAGCAAAAGAACTAATAACATATGCCAAATCATATGGAAATTAG
- a CDS encoding transcription factor produces MQNVDSSEDPFIKIASLIGGDEYQQVAKALLKAEDSTDEEIALSTGLRINIIRKVLYDLFGKALITGIRVKDEKKGWFVYRWRAKRDHVDNFIDNQKRKILERLQNRLEYEESSEFYHCGNSACDRIKFDYAIELFFKCPNCKEPLNMVDNSKLKDALRYKIEQLSTDSVR; encoded by the coding sequence ATGCAAAATGTTGACAGCAGTGAAGATCCTTTTATAAAGATTGCATCTCTGATTGGCGGAGACGAATATCAACAAGTTGCTAAAGCATTATTAAAGGCCGAAGACTCTACAGATGAGGAAATAGCTCTTTCTACTGGCCTTCGAATCAATATAATTCGCAAAGTGCTCTACGACCTATTTGGAAAAGCATTGATAACGGGTATACGGGTCAAAGATGAGAAGAAGGGCTGGTTTGTCTATCGATGGAGGGCAAAAAGAGATCACGTTGATAATTTTATCGATAATCAAAAGAGGAAAATTCTGGAAAGATTACAAAACAGACTGGAATATGAAGAATCGTCAGAATTTTACCACTGCGGCAATTCCGCATGTGACAGGATTAAATTTGACTATGCTATAGAGTTATTTTTCAAGTGCCCCAATTGCAAAGAACCTCTCAATATGGTCGATAATAGCAAGCTAAAGGATGCTCTCAGATATAAGATTGAGCAATTAAGCACAGATTCAGTAAGATAA
- a CDS encoding HpcH/HpaI aldolase/citrate lyase family protein: MGSSRSLIFIPGNNQRFLEKSKGINSDIICYDLEDSVPLGEKDVARKLIATKISELNSNNMEINNERIIAVRTNSPDSKQIPADLEKIVIKGIDAIVIPKVNEASQVSEISDLIDRLEAERNIPKGHLRIMPSIESALGVVNTFEIARCNERISSVVFGIFDFLHDMKIDSYYNDIQGSYVYGRSKVPVDARAAGVDSIDCIWQDINDTNGLINDLKLGKNYGYNGKCIIHPSQIDHVHRVFSPSKQEIEWAKKVVEALDNAQKNLATGAVKLEGKMIDAVHYKQAKRILESIKENTI; encoded by the coding sequence TTTATTCCAGGAAATAACCAAAGATTTTTAGAAAAATCCAAAGGCATTAATTCAGATATTATCTGCTATGACCTAGAGGATTCTGTCCCACTAGGAGAAAAAGATGTAGCTAGAAAATTAATCGCGACAAAAATTAGTGAATTGAATAGTAATAATATGGAAATAAATAATGAAAGAATTATAGCCGTAAGAACCAATTCTCCCGATTCAAAGCAGATACCAGCAGATTTGGAAAAAATTGTAATTAAAGGAATAGATGCAATAGTTATACCAAAAGTAAATGAAGCATCACAAGTATCAGAAATTTCAGATCTGATAGACAGACTAGAAGCTGAAAGAAATATTCCAAAAGGACATTTAAGGATTATGCCCTCAATTGAGTCAGCGTTAGGTGTGGTCAATACATTTGAAATAGCAAGGTGTAATGAGAGAATCTCTTCGGTGGTTTTTGGAATTTTCGATTTCCTTCACGATATGAAAATCGACAGTTATTACAACGATATACAAGGTAGTTATGTTTACGGACGTAGTAAAGTACCTGTGGATGCAAGAGCGGCCGGTGTTGATTCTATTGATTGCATATGGCAAGACATCAACGACACAAATGGGTTAATTAATGATCTAAAGTTAGGAAAAAACTATGGATATAATGGCAAGTGTATTATCCATCCATCTCAAATTGATCATGTTCACAGAGTATTTAGTCCATCCAAACAGGAAATAGAATGGGCAAAAAAAGTTGTAGAAGCATTAGATAACGCACAAAAGAACCTAGCTACAGGTGCAGTAAAATTAGAAGGAAAAATGATTGACGCAGTTCACTATAAACAAGCAAAAAGGATTCTAGAATCCATTAAAGAAAATACAATATAA
- a CDS encoding GTP cyclohydrolase IIa translates to MTCQITVIKLEGYGKWTLKLGSDREHQLQMLQAFMYADLQKYFSTKNGLVFSNRFDEFVAVTNQISLPDHKEIHDKISKKNSEIEISMTIGIGKTPLESDKKISKIKKDKKNQVFENIFALEQEHLQLQERNISNLQLPEKNLKIIHIDVDSSTALIKNLSTYEITNLLLKLHLKISDLFLKEESLTFFLGGDNFMVVARSGLDINKITSTIDQLIKSSGIKLNCGIGNGNNARTAAKYATKSLDQIREYRKSGKTLNVFESN, encoded by the coding sequence TTGACATGTCAGATAACAGTTATAAAATTAGAAGGTTATGGTAAGTGGACTCTAAAATTAGGAAGCGACAGAGAACACCAGTTGCAAATGCTGCAGGCATTTATGTATGCAGATCTACAAAAATACTTTTCAACAAAGAATGGTCTAGTATTTTCCAATCGATTCGATGAGTTTGTTGCAGTTACGAATCAAATTTCGTTACCAGATCACAAGGAAATTCATGACAAAATTTCAAAGAAGAACAGCGAAATTGAAATTTCAATGACCATAGGAATTGGAAAAACACCGTTAGAATCTGATAAAAAAATATCAAAAATTAAAAAGGATAAAAAAAATCAAGTATTTGAGAACATTTTTGCACTTGAGCAAGAGCATTTACAACTCCAAGAAAGGAATATATCAAATTTACAATTACCTGAGAAAAACCTGAAAATAATACATATTGATGTAGATAGTTCTACCGCTTTGATCAAAAATCTTTCCACATACGAAATTACAAATCTTTTATTAAAGCTCCATTTGAAAATTTCAGATCTGTTCTTAAAGGAAGAAAGCTTGACTTTCTTTTTAGGAGGAGACAACTTTATGGTGGTTGCCAGGTCCGGTCTTGATATCAACAAAATTACCTCAACAATCGATCAACTAATCAAATCATCAGGGATAAAGCTAAACTGTGGTATTGGTAATGGTAATAATGCTAGGACAGCCGCCAAGTATGCTACAAAGTCACTAGATCAGATAAGAGAGTACAGGAAAAGTGGTAAAACATTAAATGTTTTTGAATCGAATTGA
- a CDS encoding 2,5-diamino-6-(ribosylamino)-4(3H)-pyrimidinone 5'-phosphate reductase: MTKTGKLNMRVILNAAASIDGRIATCKGDTKISSESDLRRVHILRSKVDAILVGITTVIKDNPMLTARRVQNREKISETKDMSRTNPIRIIVDGKAKISLHSTIVKTADRIETRIAVTKNAPPRKLKQLEKLGLKVMVIDQDPEKQGRVDLKKLFDYLERDGISKILVEGGGEINWSLIKNNLFDELIVTISPLIIGGKNAISLVGGKGYDTINECAKIKLTKVQKKNTGEIVLYYKNIKKDKIK; the protein is encoded by the coding sequence TTGACTAAAACAGGTAAACTCAACATGAGAGTGATACTAAACGCAGCAGCTAGTATTGATGGCAGAATCGCAACCTGCAAAGGAGATACAAAGATATCTTCAGAATCGGATCTCCGACGAGTACACATATTGCGATCAAAAGTGGATGCAATTTTGGTAGGTATTACTACTGTAATCAAGGATAATCCCATGCTAACTGCTAGAAGGGTACAAAATAGAGAAAAAATATCCGAGACTAAAGACATGTCAAGAACAAACCCCATACGCATTATAGTCGATGGAAAAGCAAAGATTTCTCTACATTCAACCATAGTTAAGACTGCTGATCGAATAGAAACCAGGATTGCAGTTACCAAGAATGCACCACCAAGAAAATTGAAACAGTTGGAAAAATTAGGCTTGAAAGTTATGGTAATAGATCAGGATCCAGAAAAGCAAGGTAGAGTTGATCTAAAAAAACTGTTTGATTATCTAGAGCGTGATGGAATATCTAAAATTCTCGTAGAAGGAGGAGGTGAGATTAATTGGTCTTTAATAAAGAACAATCTTTTCGATGAACTAATTGTTACTATATCACCATTAATAATTGGCGGAAAAAACGCAATTTCATTGGTCGGAGGAAAAGGATATGACACAATAAACGAGTGTGCAAAGATAAAATTAACTAAGGTGCAGAAAAAAAATACTGGCGAAATAGTACTATATTACAAAAACATAAAAAAAGATAAAATTAAGTAG
- the ribH gene encoding 6,7-dimethyl-8-ribityllumazine synthase → MEVRIGIVVSEFNSEITIPMLDEAKRFANNHTDLKISFVCFVPGVFDMPIMIEELLKKKNVDAVVTLGAIIKGETSHDRLIARVTAKSINELSLKYRKPISLGITGPDMTFEQAEARIIPVTQHAINTALVMTKRLREIRNTKIKK, encoded by the coding sequence ATGGAGGTTAGAATAGGGATTGTAGTCTCCGAATTTAACAGCGAGATAACAATCCCAATGCTTGATGAAGCAAAGAGATTTGCAAATAATCATACAGATTTAAAAATATCTTTTGTTTGTTTTGTCCCAGGTGTGTTTGACATGCCAATCATGATAGAAGAATTGCTAAAGAAAAAGAATGTTGATGCTGTGGTTACGCTAGGAGCTATAATAAAAGGAGAAACTAGTCATGACAGATTGATAGCAAGAGTTACTGCCAAATCAATTAATGAACTTTCTCTAAAATATAGGAAACCAATATCTTTAGGTATAACTGGACCAGACATGACGTTTGAGCAGGCCGAGGCCAGGATAATACCTGTAACACAACATGCTATCAATACGGCACTAGTCATGACAAAAAGACTACGGGAAATAAGAAATACCAAAATAAAAAAATAA
- a CDS encoding riboflavin synthase, whose translation MFTGITEYLAVIEDIRESAIKKTDPSKTETKSKGNHHTEITIRLYKSKGIKIGDSVSVSGVCLTVAKLDGTKATFQVIDETMNKTNFKDLKKGDRVNIERSLRVGGRIEGHFVLGHVDGTGIIKRIEKGDKGSKLKVKIPSKELLPFIVKKGSIAIDGVSLTVVDVKNSIVEIALIPHTLKNTTLGLKKIDDSVNIEIDILARYLTKIYQYSGNNKKNSKIY comes from the coding sequence GTGTTTACAGGAATTACTGAATATTTGGCGGTAATAGAAGATATACGCGAATCAGCTATAAAGAAAACCGACCCCTCCAAGACAGAGACAAAAAGCAAAGGCAACCATCATACAGAAATCACAATACGACTCTACAAATCAAAAGGCATCAAAATAGGAGATAGTGTATCTGTTAGTGGAGTTTGTTTAACCGTCGCCAAGTTGGATGGAACCAAAGCTACGTTTCAAGTCATTGATGAGACAATGAACAAGACAAATTTTAAAGATTTGAAAAAAGGAGATAGGGTCAATATTGAAAGAAGCCTTAGAGTGGGCGGCAGGATAGAAGGTCATTTCGTATTAGGGCATGTAGATGGTACAGGCATAATCAAAAGGATCGAAAAAGGTGATAAAGGAAGTAAGTTAAAAGTGAAAATCCCCAGTAAGGAACTTTTACCATTCATAGTCAAAAAAGGATCTATAGCAATTGATGGAGTAAGCCTCACAGTTGTTGATGTTAAAAATAGCATAGTTGAAATAGCGTTAATACCACATACCCTTAAGAATACAACTTTAGGATTGAAGAAAATTGATGACAGTGTAAATATCGAGATAGATATATTAGCACGATATCTAACAAAGATCTACCAATATTCTGGTAATAACAAGAAAAATAGTAAGATATATTAA
- a CDS encoding amidohydrolase family protein: protein MKKTIIKNSQILYGEELEVIQKGAIIINEHGIIEKVVRKSKELEYDMLGSSSTATKTEISIIDAEGFVIIPGFINSHTHIGDSIGKDIAANLDLNKRIHPHYGIKKTILEKTPVNYLIQMMRNAALSMLYKGITTFVDFREGGLEGINLMQKATRDLPIKRIVLGRIDFNDKYYYKSTEGYRNSNNKQGNSTGNNKIPSFYQQKMHKNRIKNKENKKEEQERNIIDIGNKILEKCEGFGISGANEYTDLMLSLYRKIVHDINLKNLNTNRSRKSLLAIHAAEAQSTVEDSIKKYKKTEIKRTLQLLDPDIYIHVTNPTKSDLRLLHKRRKKIIVCPRANGILGVGLGPIKKMLELDFLLGIGTDNIMLNSPDMFKEMDFLIKSQRAIEKNTMFLKPKDILKMATVNGGKIFNLNTGCIKKGYLADLLFIDRYDLDLYPLFDLHMALVSRCTEKQVKAVMINGKLTSGSIPFD, encoded by the coding sequence TTGAAAAAAACCATCATTAAAAATTCCCAGATTCTGTATGGAGAAGAACTAGAAGTAATTCAAAAAGGAGCAATTATTATTAACGAACATGGAATAATAGAAAAAGTAGTAAGAAAATCGAAGGAACTAGAATATGATATGTTGGGATCTAGTTCGACTGCAACAAAGACAGAGATCAGTATTATTGATGCAGAAGGCTTTGTGATCATTCCAGGTTTCATAAATTCTCATACCCACATAGGAGATTCAATTGGAAAAGATATTGCGGCCAATTTGGATTTAAATAAAAGAATACACCCTCATTATGGTATCAAAAAAACCATCCTTGAAAAGACTCCTGTTAATTATTTAATACAAATGATGAGAAATGCTGCCCTATCTATGCTTTACAAGGGCATAACTACATTTGTCGACTTTAGAGAAGGAGGTTTGGAAGGTATAAATTTGATGCAAAAAGCAACTAGAGATCTCCCAATAAAAAGAATTGTTTTAGGCAGGATTGACTTTAATGATAAATATTATTACAAATCTACTGAAGGATATAGAAATTCTAATAATAAACAGGGCAACTCAACTGGAAATAACAAAATCCCATCTTTTTATCAACAAAAAATGCATAAAAATCGAATAAAAAACAAGGAGAACAAGAAGGAGGAACAAGAAAGGAACATAATCGACATAGGTAATAAAATATTAGAAAAATGCGAAGGCTTTGGGATAAGCGGAGCTAATGAATATACAGACTTAATGTTATCATTATATAGAAAAATAGTGCATGATATAAACTTAAAAAATTTAAACACAAATAGATCGAGGAAGTCACTTCTCGCAATTCATGCAGCCGAAGCACAAAGTACTGTAGAAGATTCCATAAAAAAATACAAAAAGACTGAAATCAAGAGAACATTACAACTCCTAGATCCCGATATTTATATTCATGTTACTAACCCCACCAAATCGGATTTACGGTTATTACATAAACGTAGAAAAAAAATCATCGTTTGTCCCAGAGCAAACGGGATCTTAGGAGTAGGATTAGGACCAATTAAGAAAATGCTTGAATTGGATTTCTTATTGGGAATAGGAACAGATAACATCATGCTCAATTCTCCTGACATGTTTAAGGAAATGGATTTCCTGATAAAGAGTCAGAGAGCAATTGAAAAAAATACCATGTTTCTTAAACCCAAAGATATCTTAAAAATGGCTACCGTAAACGGAGGAAAAATTTTTAATCTAAATACAGGATGCATTAAGAAAGGGTATTTAGCAGATTTATTATTTATAGATAGATATGATTTGGACTTGTATCCACTATTTGATCTACATATGGCCTTAGTGAGTAGATGTACAGAAAAACAAGTGAAAGCAGTAATGATAAATGGCAAATTGACCAGCGGAAGTATCCCTTTTGACTAA
- a CDS encoding M48 family metallopeptidase has product MSEFLGSSSPLVSSSSHKIVYNNKVLEFHVIRSYRRKKTSEISVVNGLVSLKVPMTTPIQEIESLITRKANWIQQRICEQNNPYITIKVPTYSTNSTLPYLGKNYPLKIIEYDLSLLEFSNDQFIIYTKKNNIKRLYEEWLYRMSLSIFNPLIERYSQILNVTPKKVLLKKLKSRWGSATHSNIINLNIHLLKAPIDVIEYVILHELSHLIERNHSHRFWKLVSDNMGDYKTKKRWLRINGPYMM; this is encoded by the coding sequence ATGTCGGAATTTTTAGGCTCATCTTCTCCTTTAGTCTCATCCTCGAGTCATAAAATAGTTTATAACAACAAAGTTCTGGAATTTCATGTAATACGCTCGTACAGAAGAAAAAAAACAAGTGAAATCTCAGTAGTTAACGGCCTCGTCAGTTTAAAGGTGCCCATGACAACTCCTATTCAGGAAATAGAGTCTTTGATTACAAGAAAGGCAAATTGGATCCAGCAAAGAATATGTGAACAAAATAACCCTTATATAACAATTAAAGTGCCAACATATAGTACTAATTCGACTTTACCTTATTTAGGGAAAAACTATCCGTTAAAGATTATTGAATATGATCTTTCTTTGCTCGAGTTTTCAAATGACCAGTTCATCATATATACTAAAAAAAACAATATTAAACGATTATATGAAGAGTGGTTATATCGAATGTCTTTATCTATTTTTAATCCCTTGATTGAAAGATATTCGCAAATTCTAAATGTTACTCCAAAAAAGGTATTATTAAAAAAGTTGAAAAGTCGTTGGGGTAGCGCTACCCATAGTAATATTATAAACCTGAATATCCATTTATTGAAAGCTCCAATAGACGTGATAGAATATGTTATTTTGCATGAATTAAGCCATTTGATTGAACGTAATCATTCACATAGATTTTGGAAATTAGTATCTGATAATATGGGAGATTATAAAACGAAAAAGAGATGGCTTCGAATAAACGGGCCATATATGATGTAA
- a CDS encoding NAD(P)-dependent oxidoreductase — MSTHSDISIGVIGVGMLGRSIIERLLSSHLKVNIYARNKTKLGGLEKQGAKIFSSPCSLTDHSQFVITCVTNYDSLRNVLVGENGIINSSNNSVVIIDCTTVTPKQSAKCADMLDKKQGFSFLSVPVMGGPSDARKGELISLVSGNKGSYERVYPVLEYFSKHVFYLGKINGLSNSVKLALNLNIAIITLALSEGLILAKHSGIDPNLYLKILNLTKLKTGISERKGQMMINHEYPPSFFLKNMLKDIDLVMNMSHDLGLVLPMTSMSQQLFRAANKKPDKREMDYSVIYDFLEEINSGLGN, encoded by the coding sequence ATGTCTACGCATAGCGATATATCTATTGGCGTAATAGGAGTAGGAATGTTAGGTAGAAGCATTATAGAACGATTGCTATCTAGCCATCTCAAAGTAAATATCTATGCAAGGAACAAAACAAAACTCGGAGGTCTAGAAAAACAAGGTGCAAAGATATTTAGTTCCCCATGTTCATTGACGGATCATTCACAGTTCGTAATTACATGTGTTACCAATTATGACTCTTTGAGGAACGTGTTGGTTGGTGAAAATGGTATCATAAATAGTAGTAACAACAGTGTAGTTATAATAGATTGTACTACTGTAACTCCAAAACAATCTGCTAAATGCGCAGATATGTTAGACAAGAAACAGGGTTTTTCATTTTTGAGCGTTCCGGTAATGGGTGGACCGAGCGATGCAAGGAAAGGAGAACTAATATCTCTTGTATCCGGAAACAAGGGATCTTATGAAAGAGTTTACCCTGTATTGGAATATTTCTCTAAACATGTATTTTACTTGGGAAAAATCAACGGATTATCAAATAGCGTAAAGTTAGCACTAAATCTGAATATCGCTATAATTACTCTAGCTCTTTCTGAGGGCTTAATCTTGGCTAAACACAGCGGCATAGATCCTAATCTATATTTAAAGATACTTAATCTTACTAAGCTTAAGACAGGGATAAGCGAACGTAAAGGCCAGATGATGATAAACCACGAATACCCTCCTTCATTTTTTCTAAAGAACATGTTAAAAGATATCGATCTAGTAATGAATATGTCTCATGATCTAGGATTGGTATTACCAATGACTAGTATGTCTCAACAATTATTTAGAGCCGCAAATAAGAAACCTGATAAAAGAGAGATGGATTACTCTGTGATATATGACTTTTTAGAAGAAATAAATTCTGGACTTGGAAACTGA